GAAAGTGACCATGCTAAGGCGGGGAATCTTAATCATGCAATCGCAACTACCTCAGGTGAGCTACTCCTAGTATTTGACGCTGATTTTATCCCCACAGAAAACTTTCTCCACCGCACGGTTGGATTTTTCCAGACTGATAATATTTGCCTGGTCCAGACCCCTCAGAGCTACTACAACCCTGACCCCGTCTCCCGTAATCTCGGCTGGGCAGACGTGATGAACCCAGACGAAGAAATCTTTTATCGCTACATTCAGCCGATTCGCGGCAGTTCGGGCAGCATGGTCTGTTGTGGCACCTCGTTTGTGATGCGCCGCAGCGCCCTAGAGTCGGTCGGAGGCTTCGTGACCAACTCTTTAAGTGAGGATTATTTCACGGGGATTCGTCTGTCAGCCCAGGGATATGAGCTGGTGTATCTGAGCGAGAAGCTGAGTGCAGGGCTCGCTGCCGAGAATATGGAAACCTTCGCAGGGCAGCGTGCGCGCTGGGCACGTGGAACGCTGCAGGCCTTTTTTATTGACAGCAACCCCCTGACCATACCGGGCCTGACTTGGCTCCAGAGACTAAGTCATTTTGAAGGATTGCTCAATACTCTGAATGCCTTTACGAGACTGTTCTTTTTAATCATTCCGATTATCTATGCGTTTTGGGATTTGGTGCCAATCCGGTTCACTTATCCAGACCTGCTGTATTTTTTCGTGCCTCTTTATCTAGTTCAGCTCTCAGCCTATGCATGGCTCAATGAGCGTTCCCGTTCGGCTCTACTTTCAGATGTGTACTGGCTATCGGTTGCCATACCTCTCAGTGCCACCGTTGTAGCCTCTCTTCTGAGTCCCTTTAGCAAGGGTTTTACAGTGAGTCCAAAGGGTCTTGTTAAAGATCAGGCGTCGTTTAACTGGCGCTTGGCTTGGCCGCTGCTGCTGCTGTTAGCGATCACGCTAATTTCATTTGTCTTGAATCTGAAAGGGCTGATCACGAGGGAGTTACTGCTGGATGTCGCCAGCACCTATCGAGGTTCTAGCATCGGCCTCTTCTGGAGCAGCTATAACCTATTCATGATTGGCGTTGCGCTGCGCAGTTTAGTGGAACGACCCAAAACAGATCCTTACCACTGGTTTAAGTTGCGATGGCCGGTCCAGATTCATTGCGGTGATAACTCTTCTCTCACAGGCGTGACCACACTGGTGTCTGAGCAAGGGGCTGACTTGATGATTGCCAAAACGGATCAGCCTCCGATTGAGCTGCAGACGTCCATGACCCTCAAGATTCCAGATGAGAATCTCGTACTGCAGGGGACCGTCATCAGTAACGAAGTTGAGGGTCAGCAGCAGCACCTACGGCTTGCCTTTGACCTCAGCCAGAGCC
The genomic region above belongs to Acaryochloris thomasi RCC1774 and contains:
- a CDS encoding glycosyltransferase — protein: MAPSQPPQEKRMIDGRRFKKPHATTLVLLGSAIGFVMLMIAWFTEGGLTHSFFQAMAAWQQHPPAWLDVSTVPAEQLWWPTVSLMLVVLGVMRCSPQPRPWSRTIVVGIILALTVRYILWRLLATLNVTDPINGIFSLGLLGAELMLLGATSIQLLLVLRHKDQSRRADQMAVAVHNGTYTPSVDVLIPTYNEPLFILERTLVGCQAMAYPHKTIYLLDDTARPEVAALAETFGCRYIARSESDHAKAGNLNHAIATTSGELLLVFDADFIPTENFLHRTVGFFQTDNICLVQTPQSYYNPDPVSRNLGWADVMNPDEEIFYRYIQPIRGSSGSMVCCGTSFVMRRSALESVGGFVTNSLSEDYFTGIRLSAQGYELVYLSEKLSAGLAAENMETFAGQRARWARGTLQAFFIDSNPLTIPGLTWLQRLSHFEGLLNTLNAFTRLFFLIIPIIYAFWDLVPIRFTYPDLLYFFVPLYLVQLSAYAWLNERSRSALLSDVYWLSVAIPLSATVVASLLSPFSKGFTVSPKGLVKDQASFNWRLAWPLLLLLAITLISFVLNLKGLITRELLLDVASTYRGSSIGLFWSSYNLFMIGVALRSLVERPKTDPYHWFKLRWPVQIHCGDNSSLTGVTTLVSEQGADLMIAKTDQPPIELQTSMTLKIPDENLVLQGTVISNEVEGQQQHLRLAFDLSQSQRRQLIQALFCRPGRWHYRQIPGEIRATWILLRCLVWPRRSLLKENKGRDLVVAQS